Proteins from a genomic interval of Bradyrhizobium sp. CCGB01:
- a CDS encoding ferrous iron transporter B, producing MELPLLHLALVGTPNSGKTSLFNALTGSRQKVANYPGVTVERKEGFFVTPLGRQVSVVDLPGTYSLRGRSPDEEITRDFVLGKASGETVPDLVLCVADSTNLRLTIRLLLELKRTGRPMILVLNMFDIASRRGITVDVARLAKELGVPVVTSIAVRKSGTADLLALTDEISAKLAEEPQENNWRALSVAELRATQREADRIIADCVSLPARPDTWTARIDAVVLHPVGGLIVLALILFVMFQAVFAWAQPAMDLLKSGFDALGELVQATLPDGLLQSFLQNGVISGVGSVIVFLPQIILIFLFILLLEDFGYMARAAFLMDRIMGGAGLHGRAFIPLLSSFACAIPGIMATRVIDDKRDRLTTILIAPLMTCSARIPVYTLIISAFIPARDVWGFINLQGLVMFGLYAAGIASALLVSFLIKFFMLRDYAPAPFMLELPDYKMPRLKSIVIGIFTRAKMFLYRAGTTIFSMMVLIWFLASFPQPPAGATEPAIDFSLAAIIGKALEPLLAPVGFNWQIAVALIPGMAAREVAVAALGTVYAIEGGKEAAEQIGQVLATKWSLATALSMLAWYIFAPQCASTLAVIRRETGSWTWMAVTFLYMLVLAYAASLVTYNAAVALGAG from the coding sequence ATGGAATTACCCCTGCTGCATCTCGCCCTGGTCGGCACGCCAAACAGCGGCAAGACCTCGCTGTTCAACGCGCTGACCGGCAGCCGGCAGAAGGTCGCGAACTATCCGGGCGTCACCGTCGAGCGCAAGGAAGGCTTCTTCGTCACGCCCCTGGGCCGCCAGGTCTCCGTGGTCGACCTGCCCGGCACCTATTCGCTGCGCGGCCGCAGCCCGGACGAGGAGATCACCCGCGACTTCGTGCTCGGCAAGGCCTCCGGCGAGACCGTGCCCGACCTCGTGCTGTGCGTGGCCGACTCCACCAATCTGCGCCTGACCATCCGCTTGCTGCTGGAGCTGAAGCGCACCGGCCGGCCGATGATCCTCGTCCTCAACATGTTCGACATCGCGAGCCGCCGCGGCATCACCGTCGACGTCGCGCGGCTCGCCAAGGAGCTCGGCGTGCCCGTGGTCACCTCGATCGCGGTCCGCAAGAGCGGCACGGCCGATCTGCTGGCGCTGACGGACGAAATCTCGGCAAAACTTGCCGAAGAGCCGCAGGAGAACAACTGGCGCGCGCTCAGCGTCGCCGAGCTGCGCGCCACCCAGCGCGAGGCCGACCGCATCATTGCCGACTGCGTCAGCCTGCCTGCCAGACCCGACACCTGGACCGCGCGGATCGATGCCGTGGTGCTGCACCCGGTCGGCGGACTGATCGTGCTCGCGCTGATCCTGTTCGTGATGTTCCAGGCGGTGTTCGCCTGGGCACAGCCGGCGATGGACCTGCTCAAGTCCGGCTTCGACGCGCTCGGGGAGCTCGTGCAGGCCACCCTCCCCGACGGCCTGTTGCAGAGCTTCCTCCAGAACGGCGTGATCTCGGGCGTCGGCAGCGTCATCGTGTTCCTGCCGCAGATCATCCTCATCTTCCTGTTCATCCTGCTGCTGGAAGATTTCGGCTACATGGCGCGCGCGGCGTTCCTGATGGACCGCATCATGGGCGGCGCGGGACTGCACGGCCGCGCCTTCATTCCGCTGCTGTCGAGCTTTGCCTGTGCCATTCCCGGCATCATGGCGACGCGCGTCATCGACGACAAGCGCGACCGGCTGACCACGATCCTGATCGCGCCGCTGATGACCTGCTCGGCGCGCATTCCCGTCTATACGCTGATCATCTCGGCCTTCATTCCGGCGAGAGACGTCTGGGGCTTCATCAACCTCCAGGGCCTCGTGATGTTCGGCCTCTATGCGGCCGGCATCGCCAGCGCGCTGCTGGTCTCGTTCCTGATCAAGTTCTTCATGCTGCGCGACTATGCGCCGGCGCCGTTCATGCTGGAGCTGCCGGACTACAAGATGCCGCGGCTGAAATCGATCGTGATCGGCATCTTCACCCGCGCCAAGATGTTCCTCTATCGCGCCGGCACCACGATCTTCTCGATGATGGTGCTGATCTGGTTCCTGGCCTCGTTCCCGCAGCCGCCCGCGGGCGCGACCGAGCCCGCCATCGACTTCAGCCTCGCCGCGATCATCGGCAAGGCGCTCGAGCCGCTGCTCGCCCCCGTCGGCTTCAACTGGCAGATCGCGGTCGCGCTGATCCCCGGCATGGCGGCGCGCGAGGTCGCGGTGGCCGCGCTCGGCACCGTCTATGCGATCGAAGGCGGCAAGGAGGCCGCCGAGCAGATCGGTCAGGTGCTGGCGACGAAATGGTCGCTCGCGACCGCGCTGTCGATGCTGGCCTGGTACATCTTCGCCCCGCAATGCGCATCCACGCTCGCCGTGATCCGGCGCGAGACCGGAAGCTGGACCTGGATGGCCGTGACCTTCCTCTACATGCTGGTGCTGGCCTATGCCGCGAGCCTCGTGACCTACAACGCCGCGGTCGCGTTAGGGGCGGGATAG
- a CDS encoding DUF302 domain-containing protein — translation MRLSALIRILALVAAICSWETQAMAADGLITIKSNFGPEDTMKRLEAEVNAKGLTVFAHVDHAAGAAAVGLTLRPTDLIIFGNAKGGTPLMQQAQTIGIDLPLKALVWQDEQGATWLSYNDPAWLAGRHGVGEPAKAAVTAMTGALHAIATKATAP, via the coding sequence ATGAGGCTTTCGGCACTGATCAGGATCCTCGCTCTGGTCGCAGCGATATGCTCATGGGAGACACAGGCAATGGCCGCAGACGGACTCATCACCATCAAGAGCAACTTCGGGCCCGAAGACACGATGAAGCGACTGGAGGCCGAAGTGAACGCCAAGGGCCTCACCGTGTTCGCCCATGTCGATCATGCCGCGGGCGCCGCCGCCGTGGGTCTGACGTTGCGGCCGACTGATCTCATCATCTTCGGCAACGCCAAGGGTGGCACGCCGTTGATGCAGCAGGCTCAGACCATCGGCATCGACCTGCCGCTGAAAGCGCTGGTCTGGCAGGACGAACAAGGCGCGACCTGGCTGTCCTACAACGATCCCGCCTGGCTCGCCGGGCGTCACGGTGTCGGCGAGCCGGCCAAGGCTGCGGTTACCGCGATGACCGGCGCCCTGCATGCGATCGCGACCAAGGCGACTGCGCCGTAG
- a CDS encoding c-type cytochrome → MSSHSKLFLAGILATGLLAAPALAFDFGRPATPAEIKLWDIDIGPDGKGLPDGSGTVAQGKQVFSDNCAACHGDNGQGGIKDRLAGGQGTLASNMPVKTVGSFWPYATTLFDYIHRAMPYPTPGSLSTDETYAVTAYILSLNGIVAADGKVDKDSLPKIKMPNRDGFVPEPEFDPAKLFRKK, encoded by the coding sequence ATGTCCTCGCATAGCAAGCTGTTTCTCGCCGGCATCCTCGCGACTGGTTTGCTCGCAGCCCCCGCGTTGGCGTTCGATTTCGGCCGTCCCGCAACGCCGGCCGAGATCAAGCTGTGGGATATCGATATCGGCCCCGACGGCAAAGGCCTGCCTGACGGCAGCGGTACGGTCGCGCAGGGCAAGCAGGTGTTTTCCGACAATTGCGCAGCCTGTCATGGTGACAACGGCCAGGGCGGCATCAAGGATCGGCTTGCCGGCGGGCAGGGGACGCTCGCCTCCAACATGCCGGTCAAGACCGTCGGCAGCTTCTGGCCCTATGCGACGACCTTGTTCGACTACATTCATCGCGCGATGCCCTATCCGACGCCGGGCTCGCTCAGCACCGACGAAACCTACGCCGTCACCGCCTACATCCTGAGCCTCAACGGCATCGTTGCTGCGGACGGCAAGGTCGACAAGGACAGCCTGCCGAAAATCAAAATGCCCAATCGCGACGGCTTCGTTCCGGAGCCGGAATTCGATCCGGCCAAACTGTTCCGCAAGAAGTGA
- the soxC gene encoding sulfite dehydrogenase, whose amino-acid sequence MSSKTPTEILPRPANVSRRGFVGGLSAGILGAVATEAAGAEILADIPDRGPGADLSAHSERSRFAKLDRIPESTPGKRNVDPGDAINSKTPHHKLVGNITPTDLHYERSHSGVPDIDPAQHRLLIHGLVQKPLVFSVEDLKRMPSVTRVVFIECTGNGWENWKKADPDITVQNTHGLVSTNEWTGVPLKFLIDLVAKDKGSNWMLAEGGDGAGVDRSIPLTDEIVNEAFVAYGQNGEPLRPAHGFPMRLVMPGFEGNLNIKWLRRLKFGNAPWMTRWETARYTQLLADGKARQFQLRMETNSVITQPSGMMQIQPGYNRISGLAWSGHGKIAKVEISTDGAKTWKQAQLSLPVLSKAQVRFQMDWVWDGKSTKIVSRSTDEKGNVQPDRQSFIAAMGSNALFHYNAQQTWSIDEAGRVRNVLA is encoded by the coding sequence ATGTCGTCCAAGACTCCGACTGAGATATTGCCACGACCTGCGAATGTGTCACGCCGCGGCTTCGTGGGAGGCCTCTCGGCGGGCATTTTGGGCGCGGTCGCGACCGAGGCGGCCGGCGCCGAGATACTGGCCGACATTCCCGATCGCGGCCCCGGCGCCGATCTCAGCGCACACAGCGAGCGCTCCCGTTTCGCAAAGCTCGATCGCATTCCGGAGTCCACACCGGGCAAGCGCAACGTCGACCCCGGCGATGCCATCAATTCCAAGACGCCGCACCATAAGCTCGTCGGCAACATCACGCCGACCGATCTGCATTACGAGCGCAGTCATTCCGGCGTGCCCGATATCGATCCGGCGCAGCACCGGCTCCTCATCCATGGCCTTGTGCAAAAGCCGCTGGTGTTCAGTGTCGAGGACCTGAAGCGGATGCCGTCGGTGACGCGCGTCGTGTTCATCGAATGCACCGGCAACGGCTGGGAAAACTGGAAAAAGGCCGATCCCGACATCACGGTGCAGAACACGCATGGTCTCGTCAGCACCAATGAATGGACCGGCGTGCCGCTGAAATTCCTGATCGACCTCGTCGCCAAGGACAAGGGCTCGAACTGGATGCTGGCCGAGGGCGGCGACGGCGCAGGCGTCGATCGCAGCATCCCGCTCACCGACGAGATCGTCAACGAAGCCTTCGTCGCCTATGGGCAGAACGGCGAGCCGCTGCGGCCTGCACACGGCTTTCCGATGCGGCTCGTGATGCCGGGCTTCGAGGGCAACCTCAACATCAAATGGCTGCGCCGCCTCAAATTCGGCAACGCGCCCTGGATGACGCGCTGGGAGACGGCGCGCTACACGCAGCTGCTGGCGGACGGCAAGGCGCGGCAATTCCAGCTCAGGATGGAAACCAATTCGGTCATCACGCAGCCCTCGGGCATGATGCAGATTCAGCCGGGCTACAACCGCATCTCCGGCCTTGCCTGGAGCGGCCATGGCAAGATCGCCAAGGTCGAGATCTCGACCGACGGCGCGAAGACGTGGAAGCAGGCGCAACTGAGCCTGCCGGTGCTGTCGAAGGCGCAGGTACGCTTCCAGATGGATTGGGTCTGGGACGGCAAGTCGACCAAGATCGTGAGCCGCTCGACCGACGAGAAGGGCAACGTTCAGCCGGACCGGCAGTCCTTCATCGCCGCGATGGGGAGCAATGCGCTGTTTCACTACAACGCCCAGCAGACCTGGAGCATCGATGAGGCCGGGAGGGTCCGCAATGTCCTCGCATAG
- a CDS encoding carboxymuconolactone decarboxylase family protein has product MAMLDWNNYRRQVVAGVGEIGKLAPDTVKGYATLSGAGAKTGHLDAKTRELIALAVAISLRCDGCITVHAAEAKKHGASEGEIAEALGTAISVNAGAALVYSTRAHEAFRDA; this is encoded by the coding sequence ATGGCAATGCTCGACTGGAACAACTACCGCCGTCAGGTCGTCGCGGGCGTCGGCGAGATCGGGAAGCTGGCGCCGGATACGGTCAAGGGTTACGCGACCCTGAGCGGCGCAGGCGCCAAGACCGGTCATCTCGATGCGAAGACGCGCGAGCTGATCGCGCTCGCCGTCGCCATCAGTCTGCGCTGCGACGGCTGCATCACTGTTCACGCCGCTGAAGCGAAAAAACATGGCGCGAGTGAGGGCGAGATTGCGGAGGCGCTCGGCACCGCAATCTCGGTCAATGCCGGTGCGGCGTTGGTCTATTCGACCCGCGCGCACGAGGCTTTCAGGGACGCGTGA
- a CDS encoding AraC family transcriptional regulator — protein sequence MSETDAAELLKAMVPLFRIRPVFEDSCKFGGGWESLHAPNGRGWAQFHMVTRGSCVVERPGLDPLRLEAGDILLLPHGDSHAVRSRTGRAAGRIKTEVRNGVRQRATVDAEVDTELLCGRFLFETTDENPLIAALPDEIILRTAGEPLLERFRRLLTDIREELDAGRVGSEVVAADLARALFVMMLRDHLADDATGNGTVSLLRDRTTARVVSAILGDLARDWTLDEMAAVAITSRATLVRAFQKRAGIAPMAFLSDLRLTIARKRLAGTSDPIAKIAGEVGYASEGALSKAVMRRYGIRPGALRMAKPQQ from the coding sequence ATGTCCGAGACGGACGCGGCGGAGCTGTTGAAGGCGATGGTGCCGCTGTTCAGGATCCGTCCCGTGTTCGAGGACTCCTGCAAGTTCGGCGGCGGCTGGGAGTCGCTGCACGCGCCAAACGGCAGAGGATGGGCGCAATTCCACATGGTCACACGCGGCTCTTGTGTGGTCGAGCGCCCGGGCCTTGACCCGCTGAGGCTGGAGGCTGGTGACATTCTGCTGCTGCCGCACGGCGACAGTCACGCGGTCCGCAGTCGAACGGGGCGCGCTGCCGGGCGGATCAAGACCGAGGTCCGAAATGGCGTCCGCCAGCGCGCGACGGTTGATGCCGAGGTCGATACAGAGCTGCTGTGTGGCCGGTTTCTGTTCGAGACGACGGACGAGAACCCGCTGATTGCCGCCCTTCCCGACGAGATCATCCTGCGCACAGCGGGCGAGCCGTTGCTGGAGAGGTTTCGGCGCCTGTTGACCGATATCCGCGAAGAGCTGGATGCCGGGAGGGTCGGGTCGGAGGTGGTTGCGGCCGATCTCGCGAGGGCGCTGTTCGTCATGATGCTGCGCGACCATCTCGCAGACGACGCAACCGGCAATGGGACGGTGTCGCTCTTGCGCGACCGCACCACGGCCCGTGTCGTGTCCGCGATCCTCGGCGATCTCGCCCGGGACTGGACGCTCGATGAGATGGCGGCCGTTGCGATCACCTCGCGCGCGACATTGGTGCGGGCATTTCAAAAGCGTGCGGGGATCGCACCGATGGCGTTCTTGTCCGATTTGAGATTGACGATCGCTCGCAAGCGGCTGGCCGGTACCTCCGATCCGATCGCGAAAATCGCGGGCGAGGTCGGCTATGCGTCCGAAGGCGCCTTGAGCAAGGCCGTCATGCGCAGATACGGCATACGACCCGGCGCCCTGCGCATGGCGAAGCCGCAGCAGTAG
- a CDS encoding ATPase domain-containing protein, producing the protein MITTASAAQDGEPDLPRVSTGSEGLDDILGGGFDANRMYLYEGRPGTGKTTIALQFLLKGARNGERVLYISLSETRPELDLVAQRHGWSLEGVDIFELVPAETTLDPDRELTVFHPAEMELNETTGLIFREVERINPTRVVLDSLSELRLLAQNPLRYRRQVLALKHFFTNRNCTVVLLDDLSSSQDDLQLHSIAHGVVMLEQLALDYGAERRRLRVIKMRGIRFRGGFHDFTIERGGLRIFPRLVAAEHHKAFLGEFTPSGNAEIDQLLGGGLERGTNALLIGSAGVGKSSLALTYAIAAAERGEHAVFFAFDEGRGTVEARAKSLGLPVEKHFASGLIRFQQIDPAEQSPGEFAANVRKSVEADNARIVIIDSLNGYLNAMPDERFLVLQMHELLTYLGQQGVMTILILAQHGLVGPMETPLDISYLSDAVLMLRYFESAGTVRRALSVVKKRSGHHEHTIREFRLTGAGITLGPPLKNFSGIFSGTPQYTGTTMPGGSLE; encoded by the coding sequence ATGATCACCACAGCCAGCGCCGCTCAGGACGGTGAGCCGGATTTGCCGAGGGTTTCGACCGGCAGCGAGGGGCTCGACGACATCCTCGGAGGCGGCTTCGACGCCAATCGGATGTATCTCTACGAGGGACGGCCCGGCACCGGCAAGACCACCATAGCGCTGCAATTCCTGCTGAAGGGCGCCCGTAACGGCGAACGCGTGCTTTACATCTCGCTATCCGAAACCAGGCCCGAGCTGGACCTCGTGGCGCAGCGGCACGGCTGGTCGCTCGAAGGGGTCGACATCTTCGAACTGGTGCCGGCGGAGACGACCCTCGATCCCGACCGCGAGCTCACGGTGTTTCATCCGGCCGAGATGGAGCTGAACGAAACGACCGGCCTGATCTTCAGGGAGGTCGAACGGATCAATCCGACCCGCGTGGTGCTCGACAGCCTCTCCGAACTGCGCCTGCTTGCCCAGAACCCGCTCCGTTACAGGCGCCAGGTACTGGCGCTGAAGCATTTCTTCACCAACCGCAACTGCACGGTCGTGCTGCTCGACGATCTTTCGTCATCCCAGGACGACCTCCAGCTCCACTCCATTGCGCACGGCGTGGTGATGCTCGAACAACTTGCCCTCGACTACGGCGCAGAACGGCGGCGGCTTCGTGTGATCAAGATGCGCGGTATTCGTTTTCGCGGCGGCTTCCACGATTTCACGATCGAGCGGGGAGGCTTGCGGATTTTTCCCCGCCTGGTCGCGGCCGAGCATCATAAGGCCTTCCTGGGCGAGTTCACGCCGAGCGGCAACGCGGAGATCGACCAGCTTCTGGGCGGCGGTCTCGAGCGCGGCACGAACGCGCTTCTCATCGGCTCCGCCGGCGTCGGTAAATCGTCCCTTGCGCTGACCTATGCGATCGCGGCGGCCGAGCGAGGCGAGCACGCGGTATTCTTCGCGTTCGATGAGGGCCGAGGCACCGTCGAGGCTCGCGCGAAGTCGCTTGGCTTGCCCGTCGAAAAGCACTTCGCATCGGGACTGATCCGGTTTCAACAGATCGATCCGGCCGAGCAGTCCCCGGGCGAGTTCGCCGCAAACGTGCGGAAAAGCGTCGAAGCCGACAATGCCCGCATTGTCATCATCGACAGCCTGAACGGCTATCTGAACGCCATGCCCGACGAGCGATTTCTCGTCCTCCAGATGCACGAGCTCCTGACCTATCTGGGGCAGCAAGGCGTGATGACCATTCTGATCCTTGCCCAGCATGGGCTGGTCGGGCCGATGGAGACGCCGCTCGACATAAGCTATTTGAGTGATGCGGTGCTGATGCTGCGCTATTTCGAGTCGGCCGGAACGGTTCGGCGCGCATTGTCGGTCGTCAAGAAGCGCAGCGGCCATCATGAGCATACCATCCGCGAGTTTCGCCTCACCGGCGCCGGCATCACGCTCGGGCCGCCGCTGAAAAACTTCAGCGGCATCTTTTCCGGCACGCCGCAATATACCGGCACGACAATGCCGGGAGGATCGCTGGAATGA
- a CDS encoding response regulator — MSSNRDRHILVYAPIGRDGAASTELFRSSNLEAVNCRSLPELVSEMGAGVGAVFLAEEGLFGKDMTALAEWVERQPPWSDLPFVILTSHREQPPVVAWRRQIVEVLRNVSLLERPVQPMTLTSTIQSALRARRRQYEIRALFEAREQTAQQLEKLVVERTRALAEANEQLRVEMDERARVEETLRQAQKIEAIGQLTGGVAHDFNNLLMVISGGLDILDRQTDPARRRRLMDGMVQAAQRGASLTRQLLAFSRRQTLRPEPVDVASQMGGMRELLDRSLRGDVHVEFDFPDTLWPVEVDPGELELVILNLAVNARDAMPNGGTILVRGENLPDLNDAQIAGDYVRLSVVDTGVGMGPEILSRVFEPFFTTKEVGKGSGLGLAQVHGFATQSRGTVRIRSEVGQGTSIELYLPRSLSLPSGERHPIDLNRARPKRSNHGRILLVEDDDEVAALVSEMLGQLGYEVTRAASGAAALGALADGRAVDLIFSDIMMPGGMNGVELAREIKRRRSDIPVLLTSGYSEAAVHDVELAGLQILPKPYHLDELAAALSAARSGSGLDSESKRSSRY; from the coding sequence ATGAGCTCGAACCGCGATCGCCACATTCTCGTCTACGCACCGATCGGCCGCGACGGAGCGGCGTCCACCGAGCTTTTCCGCAGCTCGAATCTGGAAGCGGTCAACTGCCGTAGCCTCCCGGAACTCGTCAGCGAGATGGGCGCCGGGGTCGGCGCGGTTTTTCTTGCCGAGGAAGGACTGTTCGGCAAGGACATGACCGCACTGGCAGAGTGGGTCGAGAGGCAGCCGCCATGGTCCGACCTCCCTTTCGTCATCCTGACCAGCCACCGCGAGCAGCCGCCGGTCGTCGCCTGGCGCCGCCAGATCGTCGAGGTTCTCCGCAACGTCTCCCTGCTCGAGCGGCCGGTTCAGCCCATGACGCTGACCAGCACGATCCAGTCGGCGCTGAGAGCACGCCGGCGTCAGTATGAAATCCGGGCCTTGTTCGAGGCCCGCGAGCAGACCGCTCAGCAACTCGAAAAGCTCGTGGTCGAGCGCACGCGGGCGCTGGCGGAGGCCAACGAGCAACTGCGCGTCGAGATGGACGAGCGCGCCCGGGTCGAGGAGACGCTTCGGCAAGCCCAGAAGATCGAAGCCATCGGACAGCTGACCGGCGGGGTGGCGCACGACTTCAACAATCTGCTGATGGTGATCTCCGGCGGCCTCGACATCCTCGACCGCCAGACCGATCCGGCCCGTCGTCGCCGGCTCATGGACGGGATGGTCCAGGCCGCCCAGCGCGGCGCCAGCCTGACGAGGCAACTTCTTGCGTTCTCCCGCCGGCAGACGCTCCGGCCCGAGCCCGTCGACGTCGCCTCGCAGATGGGAGGCATGCGCGAACTGCTCGATCGAAGCCTGAGAGGCGACGTCCATGTCGAGTTCGATTTTCCGGACACGCTCTGGCCGGTGGAGGTCGATCCCGGCGAGCTCGAACTCGTGATCCTCAACCTCGCCGTCAACGCCCGTGACGCCATGCCCAATGGCGGCACGATCCTCGTGCGCGGGGAAAATCTGCCCGATCTGAATGACGCGCAGATCGCCGGAGACTACGTGCGCCTGTCCGTCGTCGATACCGGTGTCGGCATGGGTCCGGAGATCCTGTCGCGCGTTTTCGAACCATTCTTCACGACCAAGGAGGTCGGAAAGGGCTCGGGGCTCGGGCTGGCCCAGGTCCATGGCTTTGCGACGCAATCACGGGGTACGGTCCGCATCCGATCGGAAGTCGGCCAAGGCACCAGCATCGAACTTTACCTGCCGCGATCGCTCAGCCTTCCCTCCGGGGAGCGGCATCCCATCGATCTCAACAGGGCGCGGCCGAAAAGGAGCAATCATGGCCGAATCCTTCTGGTCGAGGACGATGACGAGGTTGCCGCACTGGTGAGCGAGATGCTCGGGCAGCTCGGCTACGAGGTCACGCGCGCGGCGAGTGGCGCGGCCGCGCTCGGTGCCCTGGCCGACGGACGCGCCGTCGACCTCATCTTTTCCGATATCATGATGCCCGGCGGCATGAATGGGGTCGAGCTGGCGCGGGAGATCAAGAGACGGCGAAGCGACATACCCGTCCTTCTGACCAGCGGATACTCCGAGGCGGCAGTTCACGACGTCGAATTGGCGGGCCTGCAGATCCTGCCGAAACCCTATCATCTCGACGAGCTGGCCGCGGCGCTCAGCGCGGCAAGGTCAGGATCCGGGCTCGATTCGGAGTCCAAGCGTTCCAGCCGGTATTGA
- a CDS encoding outer membrane protein has translation MRKLSIAAISFAALSVAAPAMAADMAVKAPPPAPVVAVYSWSGFYIGANGGWGQTHNCLDFVTPAGNVAGGCADRSGGLVGGQIGYRWQTNQFVLGLEAQGDWADIKNTRVSLIDPLISTTGKTDAIGLFTVQLGWAWNQSLFYVKGGAAVTNNRFDIFNNVTGVGLASAGHTRWGGALGVGWEYGFTPNWSVGVEYDHLWMGNDNTTFAGVVTPGGFTLLGNGVRQDIDMVTLRLNYRFGGYGAPVAARY, from the coding sequence ATGAGAAAGCTTTCGATTGCTGCGATCAGCTTCGCGGCGCTGAGCGTGGCGGCTCCCGCCATGGCAGCCGACATGGCCGTCAAGGCGCCGCCGCCGGCACCGGTGGTGGCCGTCTACAGCTGGAGCGGATTCTACATTGGCGCCAATGGCGGCTGGGGACAGACCCATAATTGCTTGGATTTCGTAACGCCCGCCGGGAATGTCGCTGGCGGTTGCGCTGATCGCTCCGGCGGACTCGTGGGCGGACAGATCGGGTACCGCTGGCAAACCAATCAATTTGTGCTGGGCCTGGAAGCACAGGGCGATTGGGCCGACATCAAGAACACGCGTGTCAGCCTGATCGATCCCTTGATCTCGACCACAGGCAAGACCGACGCCATTGGTCTGTTCACGGTCCAACTCGGTTGGGCATGGAACCAGTCGCTGTTCTACGTAAAGGGCGGCGCCGCCGTGACCAACAATCGCTTCGATATATTCAACAACGTCACCGGGGTTGGCCTGGCCTCCGCAGGTCACACGCGCTGGGGCGGCGCCCTGGGGGTCGGCTGGGAATATGGCTTTACGCCGAACTGGTCGGTCGGTGTCGAATACGACCATCTCTGGATGGGGAATGACAACACAACCTTCGCAGGCGTGGTCACGCCCGGAGGCTTCACCCTCCTGGGCAACGGGGTCCGCCAGGATATCGACATGGTCACGCTTCGGTTGAACTACCGCTTCGGCGGTTACGGCGCGCCGGTCGCTGCTCGCTACTGA
- a CDS encoding GNAT family N-acetyltransferase: MDQFSTDRLTAEKLREDHLADLVALHLDADVSRYLGGVRTPEVTKTYLAVNMAHWDQHGFGLFVLRTKDGAFAGRAGIRHILVDGIDEIEIAYTFKRDLWGKGLASEIAAALTEIGLSQLKLPSLIGLVFVAHGASRRVLEKTNYVLEKSTTHHGEDVVIYRMRR; this comes from the coding sequence ATGGATCAGTTCAGCACCGATCGATTGACCGCCGAGAAGCTGCGCGAAGACCACCTCGCCGATCTGGTCGCGCTGCATCTCGATGCCGACGTGTCCCGCTATCTCGGCGGCGTGCGTACGCCCGAGGTGACGAAGACCTATCTCGCGGTCAACATGGCCCATTGGGACCAGCACGGTTTTGGGCTGTTTGTGCTGCGAACGAAAGACGGCGCGTTCGCCGGACGGGCCGGGATCAGGCACATTCTCGTGGACGGAATCGACGAGATCGAGATTGCCTACACGTTCAAGCGCGACCTCTGGGGCAAGGGACTTGCGAGCGAGATCGCAGCCGCGCTGACGGAAATCGGGCTGTCACAGCTCAAGCTCCCGTCCCTCATCGGCCTGGTTTTCGTCGCACATGGCGCGTCACGTCGCGTGCTGGAGAAGACGAACTATGTCCTGGAGAAGAGCACCACGCATCACGGCGAGGACGTCGTGATCTACCGCATGCGTCGGTAA
- a CDS encoding YkgB family protein translates to MQGFNVAENGGGSYRPLAILRWVMVVIFVSFGMQKFTPQSAQGIAQFITNSPFISWLSVFGLRGEAYFLGVAEFVIAALLAAGSFSPILSALGSFMGIVTFAVTWSFFFTTPGVVTWSLSTDPMAWNLTGEFLFKDIVLLCVCVVLFLASLPQSVVRLRTG, encoded by the coding sequence ATGCAAGGGTTCAACGTCGCTGAGAATGGAGGCGGTTCTTATCGTCCTCTCGCCATTCTCCGCTGGGTGATGGTGGTCATCTTCGTATCGTTTGGAATGCAGAAATTCACCCCGCAATCCGCACAAGGCATCGCCCAGTTCATCACCAACAGCCCGTTCATCTCCTGGCTGTCGGTGTTCGGCCTGAGGGGCGAGGCCTATTTTCTCGGTGTCGCCGAGTTCGTGATTGCGGCGCTGCTCGCGGCCGGCAGCTTCAGTCCGATCTTGTCTGCGCTCGGTTCATTCATGGGCATCGTGACCTTCGCGGTCACGTGGTCGTTCTTCTTCACGACGCCGGGCGTCGTCACCTGGAGCCTTTCGACCGATCCGATGGCGTGGAATCTTACCGGCGAGTTCCTGTTCAAGGACATCGTCCTGCTCTGTGTCTGCGTGGTGTTGTTTCTCGCCTCCCTGCCGCAATCGGTCGTTCGGCTCCGCACCGGCTGA